In one Aquila chrysaetos chrysaetos chromosome 24, bAquChr1.4, whole genome shotgun sequence genomic region, the following are encoded:
- the GTF3C5 gene encoding general transcription factor 3C polypeptide 5 isoform X1, producing the protein MAAGRQWRERGSAVLELPRTPRLVCVEYPGLVRDVGAMLRTLGGEQGVSRIYADPAKRLELYFRPKDPYCHPVCANRFPTSTMLLKVKRRTKKKKQLDTEEQIQPEVQFEMEILGTVTTVYKFQGMSDFQYLAMHSGPDGKQTSMYDKVLMLKPEKEEFFNRELPLYIPPPIFSRLDTPVDYFYRPDIQHREGYNNPQVSGENLIGLSRARRPHNAIFVNFDDEEIPTKPLDAAVQTWKKVCTNPVDKKVEEELRKLFEVRPVWSRNAVKANISVHPDKLKLLLPYLAYYMLTGPWRSLWVRFGYDPRKHPEAKIYQVLDFRIRCGMKYGYAPNDMPVKAKRSTYNYSLPITVKKQVSHTVSVHDLKQGLGTSGASGAKKPASSRYKLKESIYIFREGALPPYRQMFYQLCDLNVESLQKIIRRNDGTESECTERDGWCLPKTSDELRDTMSLMIKQIIRSTRPALFSNTTSSADGKEQLAYESGEDEDDEEEEEEDFKPSDGSENEMETEILDYV; encoded by the exons ATGGCGGCGGGGCGGCAGTGGCGGGAGCGGGGTTCGGCCGTGTTGGAGCTGCCCCGCACGCCGCGGTTGGTGTGTGTGGAGTACCCGGGGCTGGTGCGGGACGTCGGGGCCATGCTGCGGACgctgggaggagagcagggggtGTCgcgg ATTTATGCGGACCCTGCCAAAAGGCTGGAGCTGTATTTTCGCCCCAAGGACCCTTACTGCCATCCCGTATGTGCCAATCGCTTCCCCACCTCCACCATGCTGCTCAAGGTGAAAAGGAGgaccaagaagaaaaagcagttggACACCGAAGAACAAATCCAGCCAGAAGTCCAgtttgaaatggaaattcttGGGACTGTCACCACCGTTTACAAATTTCAAG GAATGTCTGATTTCCAGTACCTGGCAATGCACTCTGGTCCTGATGGCAAACAAACCTCCATGTATGACAAGGTTCTAATGCTCAAAccagagaaggaagaatttttcAATAGAGAATTACCTCTCTACATCCCACCACCGATTTTCTCACGTCTGGACACTCCCGTTGACTATTTTTATCGGCCAGATATACAACACCG GGAGGGATACAACAATCCCCAGGTGTCTGGTGAGAACCTGATTGGCCTCAGCAGGGCCCGTCGCCCACACAATGCCATCTTTGTGAACTTTGATGATGAAGAAATCCCAACTAAACCCCTGGATGCTGCTGTACAGACCTGGAAGAAAGTGTGCACCAATCCTGTGGATAAAAAGGTGGAGGAAGAGCTGAGAAAG cTCTTTGAAGTCCGTCCTGTCTGGTCTCGGAATGCAGTAAAAGCCAATATCAGTGTCCACCCAGACAAGCTGAAACTTCTGTTGCCGTATTTGGCCTATTACATG TTAACAGGTCCTTGGAGAAGCTTATGGGTTAGGTTTGGGTATGACCCCAGAAAACACCCTGAAGCAAAGATTTATCAAGTACTGGACTTCCGAATTCGCTGTGGAATGAAATATG GTTATGCCCCTAATGATATGCCTGTGAAAGCAAAACGCAGCACGTATAACTACAGCCTGCCCATCACTGTCAAGAAGCAAG taaGTCATACAGTCAGTGTACATGATCTGAAACAGGGGCTTGGTACGTCCGGTGCATCTGGTGCAAAAAAGCCTGCTTCCAGCCGGTATAAACTGAAG GAATCCATCTACATTTTCCGAGAAGGAGCCTTACCCCCTTATCGGCAGATGTTCTACCAGCTTTGTGACTTGAATGTGGAAAG cCTACAGAAAATCATCCGTCGGAATGATGGCACAGAGTCAGAATGCACAGAGCGGGATGGGTGGTGCCTTCCAAAGACTAGTGATGAGCTGCGAGATACCATGTCTCTGATGATAAAGCAGATAATCAGATCCACAAGACCTG CTCTTTTCTCAAATACAACAAGCAGTGCAGATGGCAAAGAGCAGCTGGCATATGAGTCTGGAGAGGATGAggatgatgaagaggaggaggaagaggactTCAAGCCTTCTGATGggagtgaaaatgaaatggagacAGAAATTCTGGACTATGTGTGA
- the CEL gene encoding bile salt-activated lipase isoform X1: MTSGLSPTGDLGNKACRKTHFLAVNNSLLWELGVVYTEGGFVEGESKKLGLFGDYVDIFRGIPFAAPPKTLEDPQPHPGWDGTLQAKEFKKRCIQMTLTQTDVRGSEDCLYLNIWIPQQRKHISTNLPVMVWIYGGAFLVGGSQGANFLNNYLYDGEEIAVRGNVIVVTINYRLGPLGFLSTGDASLPGNYGLKDQHMAIAWVKRNIKVFGGDPENITIFGESAGAVSVSLQMLSPKNKGLFKRAISQSGVGLCSWAIQNDPLSWAKKIGQHVGCPTDNTTALANCLRVSDPKAVTLAYHLQLTNLPSPLVHTLALTPVIDGDFLPDMPENLFANTADIDYIAGINNMDGHIFAGIDLPAINRPLVKITAQEVYHLVKGLTVDRGERGANATYNLYTQVWGDNPDQEVMKRTVVDLVTDYIFLVPTQWALYLHLQNARSAKTYSYLFSQPSRMPVYPSWVGADHADDLQYVFGKPFATPLGYLPKHRTVSSAMIAYWTNFARTGDPNKGNSKVPIAWLPYSNEGSYYLEINNKINQDSVKQNLRSRYVNFWNTIYQSLPQVANISLTEELL; encoded by the exons ATGACTTCAGGATTGAGCCCCACTGGTGATCTTGGAAATAAAGCCTGCAGGAAAACACACTTTCTGGCAGTGAATAATTCCCTTCTGTGGGAG CTGGGTGTGGTGTACACCGAGGGCGGTTTTGTGGAAGGCGAGAGTAAAAAACTGGGACTCTTTGGGGACTACGTCGACATCTTCAGAGGGATCCCCTTTGCTGCCCCTCCAAAGACTCTGGAAGACCCACAACCTCATCCTGGCTGGGATG GAACACTGCAGGCAAAAGAATTCAAAAAACGCTGCATTCAGATGACACTTACACAAACTGATGTCCGTGGAAGCGAGGACTGTCTCTATCTGAACATCTGGATCCCTCAACAGAGGAAACATA TCTCTACCAACTTGCCAGTGATGGTCTGGATCTACGGCGGCGCCTTCCTTGTAGGAGGGAGCCAGGGAGCCAACTTCCTCAATAACTACCTCTATGATGGCGAGGAGATTGCTGTGCGGGGCAACGTGATCGTGGTGACCATCAACTATCGCCTGGGGCCCCTAGGCTTCCTGAGCACCGGAGATGCAAGCTTGCCAG GGAACTACGGGCTGAAGGACCAGCACATGGCTATTGCCTGGGTGAAGAGGAATATCAAGGTCTTTGGGGGTGACCCAGAAAACATCACCATCTTTGGGGAATCAGCTGGTGCCGTCAGTGTCTCCCTGCAG ATGTTGTCCCCAAAGAACAAGGGCCTGTTCAAGAGAGCCATCAGCCAGAGTGGTGTCGGTCTCTGCAGCTGGGCCATCCAGAATGACCCGCTCTCCTGGGCTAAAAAG aTTGGACAGCATGTGGGCTGCCCCACAGACAACACCACTGCCTTGGCCAACTGCCTGCGCGTCTCCGACCCCAAAGCTGTGACGCTAGCCTACCACCTGCAGCTGACCAACCTGCCCT ctcccctggTTCACACACTCGCCCTCACTCCTGTCATCGATGGAGACTTCCTCCCAGACATGCCAGAGAACCTCTTTGCCAACACTGCTGACATTGACTACATTGCTGGGATCAATAACATGGATGGACACATCTTCGCTGGCATTGATTTACCTGCTATCAATCGCCCATTGGTGAAAATCACTGC GCAAGAGGTCTATCATTTGGTCAAAGGACTTACTGTGGACAGGGGCGAGCGTGGAGCCAATGCCACATACAACCTCTACACGCAAGTGTGGGGTGACAACCCGGACCAGGAGGTCATGAAGAGGACAGTGGTGGACCTGGTTACTGACTACATCTTCCTGGTTCCCACACAGTGGGCACTGTATCTGCACCTGCAGAATGCCCG GAGTGCCAAGACATACAGCTACTTGTTCTCCCAGCCATCCCGAATGCCCGTCTACCCAAGCTGGGTAGGCGCAGACCATGCTGATGACCTGCAGTATGTGTTTGGGAAACCCTTTGCCACCCCTCTGGGCTACCTGCCCAAGCACAGGACTGTCTCAAGTGCCATGATTGCTTACTGGACCAACTTTGCCAGGACAGG TGATCCCAACAAAGGGAATTCAAAGGTGCCCATTGCCTGGCTGCCCTACAGCAATGAGGGCAGTTACTACCTGGAAATCAACAACAAGATAAACCAGGACTCTGTGAAGCAGAATCTGAGATCCCGGTACGTGAACTTCTGGAACACAATCTATCAGAGCTTGCCGCAGGTTGCCAACATCTCCCTGACCGAGGAACTGCTGTga
- the CEL gene encoding bile salt-activated lipase isoform X3, which translates to MARWEILCFALCSYLGVAWAATLGVVYTEGGFVEGESKKLGLFGDYVDIFRGIPFAAPPKTLEDPQPHPGWDGTLQAKEFKKRCIQMTLTQTDVRGSEDCLYLNIWIPQQRKHISTNLPVMVWIYGGAFLVGGSQGANFLNNYLYDGEEIAVRGNVIVVTINYRLGPLGFLSTGDASLPGNYGLKDQHMAIAWVKRNIKVFGGDPENITIFGESAGAVSVSLQMLSPKNKGLFKRAISQSGVGLCSWAIQNDPLSWAKKIGQHVGCPTDNTTALANCLRVSDPKAVTLAYHLQLTNLPSPLVHTLALTPVIDGDFLPDMPENLFANTADIDYIAGINNMDGHIFAGIDLPAINRPLVKITAQEVYHLVKGLTVDRGERGANATYNLYTQVWGDNPDQEVMKRTVVDLVTDYIFLVPTQWALYLHLQNARSAKTYSYLFSQPSRMPVYPSWVGADHADDLQYVFGKPFATPLGYLPKHRTVSSAMIAYWTNFARTGDPNKGNSKVPIAWLPYSNEGSYYLEINNKINQDSVKQNLRSRYVNFWNTIYQSLPQVANISLTEELL; encoded by the exons ATGGCTCGCTGGGAGATCCTGTGCTTTGCCTTGTGCTCCTACCTCGGGGTAGCGTGGGCTGCAACT CTGGGTGTGGTGTACACCGAGGGCGGTTTTGTGGAAGGCGAGAGTAAAAAACTGGGACTCTTTGGGGACTACGTCGACATCTTCAGAGGGATCCCCTTTGCTGCCCCTCCAAAGACTCTGGAAGACCCACAACCTCATCCTGGCTGGGATG GAACACTGCAGGCAAAAGAATTCAAAAAACGCTGCATTCAGATGACACTTACACAAACTGATGTCCGTGGAAGCGAGGACTGTCTCTATCTGAACATCTGGATCCCTCAACAGAGGAAACATA TCTCTACCAACTTGCCAGTGATGGTCTGGATCTACGGCGGCGCCTTCCTTGTAGGAGGGAGCCAGGGAGCCAACTTCCTCAATAACTACCTCTATGATGGCGAGGAGATTGCTGTGCGGGGCAACGTGATCGTGGTGACCATCAACTATCGCCTGGGGCCCCTAGGCTTCCTGAGCACCGGAGATGCAAGCTTGCCAG GGAACTACGGGCTGAAGGACCAGCACATGGCTATTGCCTGGGTGAAGAGGAATATCAAGGTCTTTGGGGGTGACCCAGAAAACATCACCATCTTTGGGGAATCAGCTGGTGCCGTCAGTGTCTCCCTGCAG ATGTTGTCCCCAAAGAACAAGGGCCTGTTCAAGAGAGCCATCAGCCAGAGTGGTGTCGGTCTCTGCAGCTGGGCCATCCAGAATGACCCGCTCTCCTGGGCTAAAAAG aTTGGACAGCATGTGGGCTGCCCCACAGACAACACCACTGCCTTGGCCAACTGCCTGCGCGTCTCCGACCCCAAAGCTGTGACGCTAGCCTACCACCTGCAGCTGACCAACCTGCCCT ctcccctggTTCACACACTCGCCCTCACTCCTGTCATCGATGGAGACTTCCTCCCAGACATGCCAGAGAACCTCTTTGCCAACACTGCTGACATTGACTACATTGCTGGGATCAATAACATGGATGGACACATCTTCGCTGGCATTGATTTACCTGCTATCAATCGCCCATTGGTGAAAATCACTGC GCAAGAGGTCTATCATTTGGTCAAAGGACTTACTGTGGACAGGGGCGAGCGTGGAGCCAATGCCACATACAACCTCTACACGCAAGTGTGGGGTGACAACCCGGACCAGGAGGTCATGAAGAGGACAGTGGTGGACCTGGTTACTGACTACATCTTCCTGGTTCCCACACAGTGGGCACTGTATCTGCACCTGCAGAATGCCCG GAGTGCCAAGACATACAGCTACTTGTTCTCCCAGCCATCCCGAATGCCCGTCTACCCAAGCTGGGTAGGCGCAGACCATGCTGATGACCTGCAGTATGTGTTTGGGAAACCCTTTGCCACCCCTCTGGGCTACCTGCCCAAGCACAGGACTGTCTCAAGTGCCATGATTGCTTACTGGACCAACTTTGCCAGGACAGG TGATCCCAACAAAGGGAATTCAAAGGTGCCCATTGCCTGGCTGCCCTACAGCAATGAGGGCAGTTACTACCTGGAAATCAACAACAAGATAAACCAGGACTCTGTGAAGCAGAATCTGAGATCCCGGTACGTGAACTTCTGGAACACAATCTATCAGAGCTTGCCGCAGGTTGCCAACATCTCCCTGACCGAGGAACTGCTGTga
- the GTF3C5 gene encoding general transcription factor 3C polypeptide 5 isoform X2 codes for MIPKSTWKWDQREGYNNPQVSGENLIGLSRARRPHNAIFVNFDDEEIPTKPLDAAVQTWKKVCTNPVDKKVEEELRKLFEVRPVWSRNAVKANISVHPDKLKLLLPYLAYYMLTGPWRSLWVRFGYDPRKHPEAKIYQVLDFRIRCGMKYGYAPNDMPVKAKRSTYNYSLPITVKKQVSHTVSVHDLKQGLGTSGASGAKKPASSRYKLKESIYIFREGALPPYRQMFYQLCDLNVESLQKIIRRNDGTESECTERDGWCLPKTSDELRDTMSLMIKQIIRSTRPALFSNTTSSADGKEQLAYESGEDEDDEEEEEEDFKPSDGSENEMETEILDYV; via the exons ATGATTCCAAAATCCACATGGAAGTGGGACCAAAG GGAGGGATACAACAATCCCCAGGTGTCTGGTGAGAACCTGATTGGCCTCAGCAGGGCCCGTCGCCCACACAATGCCATCTTTGTGAACTTTGATGATGAAGAAATCCCAACTAAACCCCTGGATGCTGCTGTACAGACCTGGAAGAAAGTGTGCACCAATCCTGTGGATAAAAAGGTGGAGGAAGAGCTGAGAAAG cTCTTTGAAGTCCGTCCTGTCTGGTCTCGGAATGCAGTAAAAGCCAATATCAGTGTCCACCCAGACAAGCTGAAACTTCTGTTGCCGTATTTGGCCTATTACATG TTAACAGGTCCTTGGAGAAGCTTATGGGTTAGGTTTGGGTATGACCCCAGAAAACACCCTGAAGCAAAGATTTATCAAGTACTGGACTTCCGAATTCGCTGTGGAATGAAATATG GTTATGCCCCTAATGATATGCCTGTGAAAGCAAAACGCAGCACGTATAACTACAGCCTGCCCATCACTGTCAAGAAGCAAG taaGTCATACAGTCAGTGTACATGATCTGAAACAGGGGCTTGGTACGTCCGGTGCATCTGGTGCAAAAAAGCCTGCTTCCAGCCGGTATAAACTGAAG GAATCCATCTACATTTTCCGAGAAGGAGCCTTACCCCCTTATCGGCAGATGTTCTACCAGCTTTGTGACTTGAATGTGGAAAG cCTACAGAAAATCATCCGTCGGAATGATGGCACAGAGTCAGAATGCACAGAGCGGGATGGGTGGTGCCTTCCAAAGACTAGTGATGAGCTGCGAGATACCATGTCTCTGATGATAAAGCAGATAATCAGATCCACAAGACCTG CTCTTTTCTCAAATACAACAAGCAGTGCAGATGGCAAAGAGCAGCTGGCATATGAGTCTGGAGAGGATGAggatgatgaagaggaggaggaagaggactTCAAGCCTTCTGATGggagtgaaaatgaaatggagacAGAAATTCTGGACTATGTGTGA
- the CEL gene encoding bile salt-activated lipase isoform X2 — MAPASPLPMPRLSRTSSHGKRSHFVTPSGWSQWLGTLCCLCIGLTEERMDRQTVCNQRMELMPLTRTCCLPSLLSGTLQAKEFKKRCIQMTLTQTDVRGSEDCLYLNIWIPQQRKHISTNLPVMVWIYGGAFLVGGSQGANFLNNYLYDGEEIAVRGNVIVVTINYRLGPLGFLSTGDASLPGNYGLKDQHMAIAWVKRNIKVFGGDPENITIFGESAGAVSVSLQMLSPKNKGLFKRAISQSGVGLCSWAIQNDPLSWAKKIGQHVGCPTDNTTALANCLRVSDPKAVTLAYHLQLTNLPSPLVHTLALTPVIDGDFLPDMPENLFANTADIDYIAGINNMDGHIFAGIDLPAINRPLVKITAQEVYHLVKGLTVDRGERGANATYNLYTQVWGDNPDQEVMKRTVVDLVTDYIFLVPTQWALYLHLQNARSAKTYSYLFSQPSRMPVYPSWVGADHADDLQYVFGKPFATPLGYLPKHRTVSSAMIAYWTNFARTGDPNKGNSKVPIAWLPYSNEGSYYLEINNKINQDSVKQNLRSRYVNFWNTIYQSLPQVANISLTEELL, encoded by the exons ATGGCACCTGCATCTCCCCTACCCATGCCTCGGCTATCCAGAACTAGTTCACATGGGAAAAGGTCCCACTTTGTCACTCCCTCAGGCTGGTCACAGTGGCTGGGGACGCTTTGCTGCCTCTGTATTGGACTCACAGAGGAGAGGATGGATAGACAGACAGTTTGCAACCAAAGGATGGAGTTGATGCCTCTAACTAGGACctgctgtcttccctctctcctctcagGAACACTGCAGGCAAAAGAATTCAAAAAACGCTGCATTCAGATGACACTTACACAAACTGATGTCCGTGGAAGCGAGGACTGTCTCTATCTGAACATCTGGATCCCTCAACAGAGGAAACATA TCTCTACCAACTTGCCAGTGATGGTCTGGATCTACGGCGGCGCCTTCCTTGTAGGAGGGAGCCAGGGAGCCAACTTCCTCAATAACTACCTCTATGATGGCGAGGAGATTGCTGTGCGGGGCAACGTGATCGTGGTGACCATCAACTATCGCCTGGGGCCCCTAGGCTTCCTGAGCACCGGAGATGCAAGCTTGCCAG GGAACTACGGGCTGAAGGACCAGCACATGGCTATTGCCTGGGTGAAGAGGAATATCAAGGTCTTTGGGGGTGACCCAGAAAACATCACCATCTTTGGGGAATCAGCTGGTGCCGTCAGTGTCTCCCTGCAG ATGTTGTCCCCAAAGAACAAGGGCCTGTTCAAGAGAGCCATCAGCCAGAGTGGTGTCGGTCTCTGCAGCTGGGCCATCCAGAATGACCCGCTCTCCTGGGCTAAAAAG aTTGGACAGCATGTGGGCTGCCCCACAGACAACACCACTGCCTTGGCCAACTGCCTGCGCGTCTCCGACCCCAAAGCTGTGACGCTAGCCTACCACCTGCAGCTGACCAACCTGCCCT ctcccctggTTCACACACTCGCCCTCACTCCTGTCATCGATGGAGACTTCCTCCCAGACATGCCAGAGAACCTCTTTGCCAACACTGCTGACATTGACTACATTGCTGGGATCAATAACATGGATGGACACATCTTCGCTGGCATTGATTTACCTGCTATCAATCGCCCATTGGTGAAAATCACTGC GCAAGAGGTCTATCATTTGGTCAAAGGACTTACTGTGGACAGGGGCGAGCGTGGAGCCAATGCCACATACAACCTCTACACGCAAGTGTGGGGTGACAACCCGGACCAGGAGGTCATGAAGAGGACAGTGGTGGACCTGGTTACTGACTACATCTTCCTGGTTCCCACACAGTGGGCACTGTATCTGCACCTGCAGAATGCCCG GAGTGCCAAGACATACAGCTACTTGTTCTCCCAGCCATCCCGAATGCCCGTCTACCCAAGCTGGGTAGGCGCAGACCATGCTGATGACCTGCAGTATGTGTTTGGGAAACCCTTTGCCACCCCTCTGGGCTACCTGCCCAAGCACAGGACTGTCTCAAGTGCCATGATTGCTTACTGGACCAACTTTGCCAGGACAGG TGATCCCAACAAAGGGAATTCAAAGGTGCCCATTGCCTGGCTGCCCTACAGCAATGAGGGCAGTTACTACCTGGAAATCAACAACAAGATAAACCAGGACTCTGTGAAGCAGAATCTGAGATCCCGGTACGTGAACTTCTGGAACACAATCTATCAGAGCTTGCCGCAGGTTGCCAACATCTCCCTGACCGAGGAACTGCTGTga